Proteins encoded by one window of Bacteroidales bacterium:
- a CDS encoding TetR/AcrR family transcriptional regulator, translating to MTEKIENTEERILHAAKQVFLKKGMAGARMQEIANEAGINKSLLHYYYRSKDKLFLAVFRLAIRDFIPEIKSIIFSGTLITEKIERFVEEYMNVLLNNPFVPLFILQEIQREPDRLLNIFLEEGIHPQLVLEQFEKAIQNEEIRAIDPKHLLINILSLCIFPFAARPMMQRMLFENDSEAYKEFLNERKKIVSEFVKNAIKK from the coding sequence ATGACAGAAAAAATAGAAAATACAGAAGAGCGCATTCTTCATGCTGCCAAACAGGTATTCCTCAAAAAGGGTATGGCAGGGGCAAGGATGCAGGAAATAGCAAATGAGGCGGGAATTAACAAATCATTGCTTCACTATTATTACAGGAGCAAAGATAAGTTGTTTCTGGCTGTATTTCGCCTGGCCATCCGGGATTTCATTCCTGAAATCAAGAGCATCATCTTTTCCGGAACATTGATCACTGAAAAAATTGAAAGATTTGTGGAGGAATATATGAATGTATTGCTTAACAATCCCTTTGTTCCTTTATTCATTTTACAGGAGATACAGCGGGAGCCGGACCGGCTCTTGAATATTTTCCTGGAAGAAGGTATTCATCCTCAGTTGGTCCTGGAACAATTTGAAAAAGCCATTCAAAATGAGGAGATAAGAGCAATAGATCCGAAGCATTTACTTATTAATATTTTGTCGTTATGTATCTTTCCGTTTGCCGCCCGTCCCATGATGCAACGGATGCTTTTTGAGAACGACAGCGAGGCTTACAAGGAATTTCTTAATGAAAGGAAAAAAATAGTATCTGAATTTGTGAAAAATGCCATTAAAAAATGA
- a CDS encoding anhydro-N-acetylmuramic acid kinase, whose amino-acid sequence MNKKATYRVIGIMSGSSLDGLDIADCSFEQANSRWHYLIEHADTIPYDNQLAGRLTELKEASAETFAYTDIQLGRFIGNAINRFIRTYNPGKVDYIASHGHTVFHNPSQGYSTQIGNGAIIAASTNIPAITDFRSLDVALGGQGAPLVPIGDACLFPEYDYCLNLGGYSNISFDQNGTRVAFDICPVNKAINYLANQAGKIMDRDGKMASQGSVDERLLENLNNLGFYHSPAPKSLGDEWLNTTFLKVLKDASHLSIKDQLRTVYEHIAIQIHEASAGNSEGSILVTGGGAHNQFLMDRIRERNNNRIIVPESKLVEFKEALIFAFMGVLRSKGINNCLASVTGASGDSSGGVIYLV is encoded by the coding sequence ATGAATAAGAAAGCAACTTATCGTGTTATCGGCATCATGTCCGGATCATCGCTTGACGGCCTTGATATTGCCGATTGTTCCTTCGAACAGGCAAACAGTCGCTGGCATTATCTTATCGAACACGCGGATACCATTCCCTATGATAACCAGTTAGCCGGGCGCCTTACCGAATTAAAAGAGGCTTCCGCAGAAACATTCGCATATACCGATATTCAGCTCGGCCGGTTTATCGGGAATGCGATCAATCGGTTCATTCGAACATACAATCCGGGAAAAGTCGATTATATTGCATCTCACGGTCATACGGTTTTCCACAACCCATCCCAGGGATACTCCACGCAAATAGGCAACGGCGCTATCATTGCCGCATCAACGAATATACCTGCCATTACAGACTTTCGTTCACTGGATGTTGCCCTGGGAGGGCAGGGCGCTCCACTCGTACCAATCGGCGATGCCTGTTTGTTCCCCGAGTATGATTATTGTCTGAATCTTGGAGGATACAGCAACATATCCTTTGATCAGAACGGCACCCGTGTGGCTTTCGACATCTGCCCGGTGAACAAGGCCATCAATTATCTGGCCAATCAGGCAGGCAAGATAATGGACCGGGATGGAAAAATGGCATCCCAGGGCTCGGTGGATGAAAGGTTGCTGGAAAATCTGAATAACCTGGGCTTTTATCATTCCCCGGCTCCAAAATCTCTTGGGGATGAATGGCTAAATACCACTTTTCTGAAGGTACTGAAAGATGCTTCCCACCTATCTATTAAGGATCAGTTGAGGACGGTCTACGAACACATAGCCATACAAATTCATGAAGCTTCCGCCGGCAATTCGGAAGGCAGCATACTGGTTACAGGAGGCGGAGCCCATAATCAATTCCTGATGGACCGTATCCGTGAAAGAAACAACAACCGTATCATCGTTCCTGAAAGCAAGCTGGTGGAATTTAAGGAAGCATTGATATTTGCTTTCATGGGCGTTTTACGCAGTAAAGGTATAAACAACTGTCTGGCATCGGTTACCGGAGCTTCCGGGGATTCCAGCGGAGGGGTGATCTATTTGGTTTAA